A window of Pristis pectinata isolate sPriPec2 chromosome 18, sPriPec2.1.pri, whole genome shotgun sequence genomic DNA:
ctTTTAGCCACTACTGCAATAGTGATGTAACTGCTGGTGCGATGTTGCAGATCGAAGCTAGATGGTGCATTTACCTCCTAAGTGAGTCTGGTGTAGGGAGGCTGTGTGCTGTCAGATCACAGAACGTCGTTGTAACCACTATCTGCGATGTTCCTATTTCAGAGGCTCTTCTGCACTTCTCTCTTATGCACCTGCTGGTACACAAGTGTGGTTTTAAAGGGGCAACGCTAATTTAACCATCCTTGTAACCTGAAAAATAGCAAGGGCGCGCAGAGTTGCATATCCTTTTTAATTAGGTACACGATAATCGATCCGAGTGGTTAGTGGCTCACGGGGTTGCCATAGCTGCCTGCAATCATGTGAATAAATATAGTGGAGTCATGCTGCGTGTAACAGGACGGGAGGGACTGAAAGTTGCTTATAAACAGGCTAGGATTAATTGGGCAGTCAATAACGCGTTGCTTTTAAAAGAATAATGTATTCTTGTATTTAGTCGAAGCTGACTgccttatttttctttcagatgtgATTAGAAAGACCATAGCAAACGGGGTGGGTTAGCGATTGCAACTGCAGTATTCCATTTCTACCTGCTGTCAGTTGCAAGTTTTGTTCAGTTGGTGACAGTTCATCAGTGACCTTTTGCAAATTTTGACTGTTACAGGAGCACACCAGTAAACACACAACCACAGTAAATCACAACACTTGGTCTGTAAAAAAAGATGGAATTATAACTTCATGCTTTAATACAATGCTTACTAAAGTACAAAAGCAATAGCCTTTGATTGGTTGCATTATAAGTAATATAATGCTATGGTTAACACTATTAATTCAAGTTAAATTAATTCAGAACTCCACACTGTTAGAGATGTAATACAAAGCATTGCATTCATATACAGCAGGGAAGGTTATAAAAACCAATTGAGGCATGTTAAATTGGCTAATTGCATATCCACTTAATAAAAAGTAGAAATGCAATTTGTCCACTTAACATGCATCAGAAGAATAGTATGAGAATTACAAGATATATTTGTAAACAATAAAATAAGCCAAAGAGGAAAGGAAGGAGCAGTTCCTTTGGGTtatggatgacatttttgaatgcACTTATGTCCTTAGAATGGAAGAACAAGTATTAGCAAACTGATTAAATACTTTAGGGATCATTTTGCTCACCTTTTGACTGGGCATATTAAGTTCAGTTGTAAAGTTGAGATGCTTTATCATTAGTACAGCTGGCAGCTAAATAATCTCTCCTGACTAAATAATTCTCCGGTACTTTTGGGGAACTTGCCATTAATATTCTATTTGTATATAAAGTTTGGAAATTGGAAATGTAATAAACTGGAATACGAACAGCAAGTGGGTCAGTATTACCAGCCTGGATAGATATTGGAACAAATAAAGCTGATCTGCATATGGGGTTTCACTGGGTCACAGAAACATCATTTTAAGACCCAAGTCTGGCCATTAAATCATGTTCCTTCCACAAACCCAAAGCTGATGTTTGTTGAGAATGGAAACTGTCCAATTCCATGTTGAATGGATTTGGTGCCAGTTGTGCTCAAAATCACATGTTAAAGGACTCTAACCACAATAACATTATTCCTTGCCCTAAATCCTGATAattgtttcctcagtttgtaataaGTTATTTGGAATATGTGTGCACCCTAATAACTTCAACTCTTTTCCCAGTGAAACTTTAATGAAGAAGATTGCATTCATCCAAGTATAAATGTAGACAAGACATCCCTCAGAAAATGCAAAACCTTACTGATATTTATCTTATAATAATATATTCTTGATGTTTAGGCATTCATTTGATGATAGAGATGTAAACACTGCTAGTGGTTCTTGATGTGTTTCTTTTAGCTTAAGGGATTTTTGATCACATcatgatgtttcaggttaaatcCTGAGTATAATGCGGCCAAGGATATCCAACCTTTCTCAGAGTGGGGGTAGGAGTTACTTCTTAAACTGATTATTAAGTTCATACCTATTAAGTGATTTTCATGTTCACCTTGTTTTTAATCATTGATTGCAGAGAAAGACAAGAGCAGTCAATGGGTTATCGTAAACGAGGACCCAAGCCCAAACACCTACTGGTTCAGGTAATGTTACCTGTCAATTACAGATCTGATTAGATAAATACAGGATGAACAGTCAAATGCCATCTGTTTCTGAGTTGCCCTGTTGAATAGTTTAATTAATATATTCTACTTTAAACTATGTACACCTGCTTAGAATAGTCAAATGAGTCAGTGTCAGCGTAACATTGTAAAACTGACCTGGACCCTAGAGTACATGGGAGCATGTTGTTGATAACAAAAATGGATCCAAGAAACAGTAAATTTGAGAATAAGATCATTTTTCTATTTCTTCAAtaatgaaattattttgaaatgtcgCATAAACATGATTAGCTCTTAAAGTGAAATGTAGTGAATGTTTTGAGTTATATCTTCTTGGATATAATTATATacaatttcaaaatgaatttgCAACATGTAATTGTTTAATGTAATGTAACATATCTGAAAGTACTAAGGTATAAATCCAGCCTTGATAGGTTCATTTAAGGGAATATGCATGTCACAAGCAAAACCAGCAGAGATTACCTACCCTggttgcccttaagaaggtgatgatgagcttAATTCTTGAAGAATTGCAGTCTGATTGTACTATTGGGTGTAGCCCAGCAAGATTAGTTTTCATCAGAATGATAGATTGGTGATATACACCAAGGTAAGATAaagtgcgacttggaggggaacctaaaGATGGTGGTGAGCACATGTGTCTACTACACTTGTCCATTTGGTGATGGAGGTTGAGGGACTGTCGAGCACTGCTGAAGGAGAAGCATTATTGCTGTCCAAAGCAATATATGCAAGAAATAACCAAAACCTTCACTCATACACTGGTGTGAATGGATATGAACTGATGATGATCGAACCATGGTTATCAGTTCTCAGAATTTGATTAATTTGTAAGAATTGTTGGGATTTTGTGGAGACTCGGTGCTTCAAAGCATTGACCAGAAAGGATCTAGTGGTACATTTACTCATGTACCACGACTGGGCTTCTCCCAATGTCTAGAATGGATTGAAAGTGGAACAGAAGCATGTTTCTTTTGGTTGTGAATGGAGCTTGGCTGGTGAGGGAGAAGTAGAATGATTAGAAAACAAAACCATATGCCTGAATTGGTTGGACCTTGATAGAGAGGTACAACTTCACATTTCAAAGATCATTCAATATAGAAAGAGCCAGTCTACAGATTTAAGTTATAAGCTTGCCTTATAATTCATGGATTCTAGATTATTTCCTGAAGGTTAAAATCCAAGTAATACTAATCTATGTATTCTGAATTTTCAGCTGCCAGCTTTTGCTCGACGCTCAAATGTCCCTTCAGAGTTACAGGATACCTATGTAGAAGATGAACGATCAAAAATGGAAATTCAGCAACAACCTATCAAACGTCAATATCAATTGAACAGTAAAAAGCTTCATCAGTACAAACCCTGTAACACAGAAGAACAACGTCAACATCAAGTTACTAAACATTATTACCAACTCAACAGCAAGAAACATCATCATTATCAACCAGATATTATGTACCCCAGTCAGCAAGCTGATTGTCACAGGAGTGAAACTGAATTAAACCAGGAGCAACATCAGTCCAGTCAAGAACAGGAAACACTACACAGTTTTATGAAGAGTGGAAGCCATACTCACGTTGTAGGTGTGGAGAAACCAGTGATCAAGGAAATGGATCCAAAGTCTGGAAGTGGGCCAGAAATAGCCAAGGAAAGTGTAAAAAGCAATGGCATGAATGGTAGAATGAAGatagtgaaaaataaaaataaaaatggtagAATTGTAATAGTAATGAGCAAGTATATGGATAATGGGATACAGTCAGCAAAAGATAAGCATGGTAAGAATGGGGATGGAGGGAATGAGTCGGTGGCGAGCAAGACTGGAGAGCGAGAACTATGGATAGTCAAAAATGGTCATGGCAAAACTAGTGTTGCAGAGGAGAGAGTAGAGAAGGTCAAGGATAATAATATCGCAAATGGGCGGCAAGAGGTAACAAAGACTCTTAATGTAAACAAAGAGGCAGAGGATGAGAAAGAtggttatgttacagctgtggtGGTTAAAGAAACAGCAGTTtcagcacaaaataaaaatttgaaTGGAGAGGTAGGTGGCACAGAAAGAAATGAGACAGCGAATAAGAAAGAGGGGAGAACTCAGAAGGATCAGTACCCCTTGGAGCAGGGGCAATGTAACAAACCAAATACAATGCGATGGTCTTGTGATTCAGAAGTCTCCAATAGGGACGGGCTATACTCCAATCTACCCCATTCCAGAAAGCGGTATCTATCAGAAcccattgtggacagtgaggcCAAAAAACCAATGACGTGCAGAAGCATCAGTGTCCCAGGCAGTGCAGTACAACTGGAGCAAGAAGACCTAATTGAGACAGAGGCAGTCGATTGCTATCGAAATGTGGGAATCGATGGTATTTTGGACTCAAATCCTGAACAACCAATTGATCTGAGCTGTGTCAAGTCCAGGCCGGTGCCTCAGAAGGTGACAGCACAGCAGGTGGAGGTCGAGGAGAAAGAAGAAGCAGCGAAGGGGGATCAGCACTATCCTTGGACTGGACTCAAACCTTACCTTGGAAATCTGATTATCACAGATGTCACAGCAAACTGCCTCACCGTTACATTTAAGGAATATGTAACGGTGTAAAGGAGACTTAATTAAGTTCTAGAATTCATGTAGAATAAAGCAGAAATCTTTAGAGTGAATACACTCTTTATCCCAAATCTTCATTCTTTAAATTGAACAGCTTATATGTATGAAAATGTATTTATAAATAGGCACATTTAATAAGTAGAAGTAAATAATGTTTCGAAGCCAGACTGGAAGACTGGCAGTAAAGGGCACTCGAGAACCTGCTTTCTTAAAtttggatttttaatttttttaaagcaaaaatcTATGGTCTGACACTTATTTACTAAAAccatattaaaaatatttgatacgttatttcattttttaattatcAATTATTAATATTTGTGATAATATGTGTGCTATTTAAATGTGCAGATGCCTTGTATTTCCTGTCTGTTTGATATTTCCAAGGCTGATGAGCTTGTGCTGCTATtataaaattgtattttttttgtgcttGAATGTAAATATGTGAAAACGCCTTTAATGAAACGTATTCACTGTTGCAATAGTGCAACAGTTAGTAATATAAAGGAAGAATGTTGATATTCTGTTTTGTATCTAAGGCACGCCATTTTTGATCTGGCGTTTATTACTACCAGCTGAACAGCGAATAGAAATTCTAAGAAACGAACTTGAGTCATATTACTAATTTGTGGCGCTCATTGTAAAATTAATATGCAGTCGTTGTGAAGTTACTCTCCCCAAGGACACTGGTACTGTTTCTGAGTGAGTAAAatgatgaatctctggagttgCCTTTGAAATCTTACTGCACATTTTAGAGTAACATTCTATTCTATGTGTAGCTGTGGTTACCAGCTGGCGTCATTTCACGGAAACCACAGTTTTATTTGTGTCACATTGACAAACGGTGCAGATTAAAATagtcaaggaggcaacatcctgTGACTTGAGTGAAATAACTGTACATCAAAGTATCATTGCTCTTCAGACCTCTGACCCAGAAATGCTTCTTTACAGAGTATGTCATCAAAGTGATTGTAACTCTTCGCCGACCTCTCAGGGTATATATCTGgaaatgcaatcatgaaaaagacATGACTACCATAATCCTACACGAGGTAGTCGTTTATCTAACTGATCgtgaaaaaaaaaacattataacGATCCGGAATAAATACAAACCCAGGTGTAGAAGGGTTTTGGttagtctttttttaattttctggagTAAGCATTTGGTTTTACAATTTTGGTTTTAAACTGTCATGATACATATTGCAATTGAGATCATCGTCATAGAACGGAATCTGGGGAACGCGGCAATCTGCGGTTACAGGACCGATTTAGGAAtcgaaatgtgaaataaaattcagGCACCATCTCAAAAAGAAGACTTCAAGATATTTGAGAGTTCTCCAGCTTGG
This region includes:
- the cbx4 gene encoding E3 SUMO-protein ligase CBX4: MELPAAGEHVFAVESIEKKRIRKGRVEYLVKWRGWSPKYNTWEPEENILDPRLLLAFQHRERQEQSMGYRKRGPKPKHLLVQLPAFARRSNVPSELQDTYVEDERSKMEIQQQPIKRQYQLNSKKLHQYKPCNTEEQRQHQVTKHYYQLNSKKHHHYQPDIMYPSQQADCHRSETELNQEQHQSSQEQETLHSFMKSGSHTHVVGVEKPVIKEMDPKSGSGPEIAKESVKSNGMNGRMKIVKNKNKNGRIVIVMSKYMDNGIQSAKDKHGKNGDGGNESVASKTGERELWIVKNGHGKTSVAEERVEKVKDNNIANGRQEVTKTLNVNKEAEDEKDGYVTAVVVKETAVSAQNKNLNGEVGGTERNETANKKEGRTQKDQYPLEQGQCNKPNTMRWSCDSEVSNRDGLYSNLPHSRKRYLSEPIVDSEAKKPMTCRSISVPGSAVQLEQEDLIETEAVDCYRNVGIDGILDSNPEQPIDLSCVKSRPVPQKVTAQQVEVEEKEEAAKGDQHYPWTGLKPYLGNLIITDVTANCLTVTFKEYVTV